The following are from one region of the Candidatus Eisenbacteria bacterium genome:
- the ribD gene encoding bifunctional diaminohydroxyphosphoribosylaminopyrimidine deaminase/5-amino-6-(5-phosphoribosylamino)uracil reductase RibD translates to MSLHVERRSVSESDPAASRSSGWTAAEARAMRVALRLARRGIGSTHPNPRVGAVVLRGGEIVAEGYHARAGEAHAEVRALEAAGDHARGGTLVATLEPCAHFGKTPPCVDAILAADVRRVVIGMRDPNPLVDGRGIGALERAGLDVVVGTLEDECRELNPPYLKQLRTGLPWVVLKAMLSLDGRMASDSGESRGLGGDDEIRVAHRLRAVSDAVIAGVGTILADDPLLTVRRSPGRTPVRVILDSSLRTPPGAAIWSTIAQAPVVLATVSRDDERARALAARGASVWTFDPDPTGRVPLQEVLRRLVDEGRYSVLVEGGSEVHTSFLREGLADRIAIGVAPVLLGGAGAPTLTRDLGRARLHEGIAVEELRVKRLGRDLWIEGAIVPEGGSRV, encoded by the coding sequence ATGAGCCTTCACGTCGAGCGCCGGAGCGTTTCGGAATCCGATCCGGCGGCTTCGCGGTCCTCCGGCTGGACCGCCGCCGAAGCCCGCGCCATGCGGGTCGCGCTGCGGCTCGCCCGGCGCGGCATCGGATCCACGCACCCCAATCCCAGAGTCGGAGCGGTCGTCCTGCGCGGCGGCGAGATCGTGGCCGAGGGCTACCACGCGCGCGCCGGCGAGGCGCACGCCGAGGTGCGCGCGCTCGAGGCGGCCGGCGATCACGCTCGCGGAGGCACGCTCGTCGCCACGCTCGAGCCGTGCGCCCACTTCGGGAAGACCCCTCCGTGCGTCGACGCCATCCTCGCCGCGGACGTGCGCCGGGTCGTGATCGGCATGCGGGATCCGAATCCGCTCGTGGACGGCCGCGGGATCGGCGCGCTCGAGCGCGCGGGCCTCGACGTCGTGGTCGGAACGCTCGAGGACGAATGCCGCGAGCTCAACCCGCCGTACCTGAAGCAGCTCCGCACGGGCCTCCCGTGGGTCGTGCTCAAGGCCATGCTCTCGCTCGACGGCCGCATGGCGAGCGACAGCGGCGAGTCTCGCGGTCTGGGAGGGGACGACGAAATCCGCGTCGCGCACCGCCTCCGCGCCGTGAGCGACGCCGTGATCGCGGGCGTGGGCACGATCCTCGCCGACGATCCGCTCCTCACGGTGCGCCGGTCGCCGGGGCGGACCCCGGTCCGCGTCATCCTCGACTCCTCGCTCCGCACGCCGCCCGGCGCGGCGATCTGGAGCACGATCGCCCAGGCGCCGGTCGTCCTCGCGACCGTCTCGCGCGACGACGAGCGCGCGCGCGCCCTCGCGGCGCGCGGCGCCTCCGTGTGGACGTTCGACCCCGATCCCACGGGCCGCGTTCCGCTCCAGGAGGTCCTCCGGCGCCTCGTGGACGAGGGGCGCTACTCCGTGCTCGTCGAAGGGGGGTCCGAGGTGCACACGTCCTTCCTCCGGGAAGGGCTCGCCGACCGGATCGCGATCGGCGTCGCGCCCGTGCTCCTCGGCGGCGCCGGCGCGCCCACCCTCACGCGCGATCTCGGACGCGCCCGGCTCCACGAGGGAATCGCGGTGGAAGAGCTGCGCGTCAAGCGCCTGGGGCGCGATCTCTGGATCGAGGGAGCGATCGTGCCGGAGGGAGGATCCCGTGTTTAG